The Sciurus carolinensis unplaced genomic scaffold, mSciCar1.2, whole genome shotgun sequence genomic sequence GCGGCAAGCGGCACCCTACTCAGGCAAAGTCCCTCAGGGCCATGTCTCttgaagagaggaaaaagagcaaGGGCATTGGAAGCACAATGACAGGCTATGGAAATTTAGTTTGGATTGTAATAGAAAGTTACTTTTATTTGGATGGAGATGTTGATGGACTTTGGGAGCATTTAATCACTGGTCTTAGAAAGACTATTAATAACTTAaatctaaaattcagaaatattaatcCTCCAAAACATCTTTGAGTTCTGGGGAATTGTTagttgataaaaaagaaaaagtttcagaaACTAGCCCCATGCATGTTTCTGTAAACACCTGATAGTGGGAGCAAAGTTTCTATTCAGAGGACTGGAAGGCATTCAGATGTAGAGGAAGATGAGTCAGCATGTGACCTCTGTAATATACATTTGAAAAGTCCTACTCTAGCATGTCATCTTGCTCTCAGGGAAGATAAATTGAATGGAGTTCAGACTGCCTTGGACATGCTTACCAAGACAATTTGCTGATTTGGGACAATAATTGACTTATGATTTACAAACTTATgctcaaataaatgaatattcacaAAGAACATAGAAAAAATTACCTGCCCAGAGAGAAAAAACTCTAGACCCCAGACAAATTCAGCAGggaccagagaaaagaaaatttaaactttgTAACAAGAAACCTAGACAATGTTGCCACAAGAAGTTGGAGATAGTCCTCACCTGTAGAAAAACCCCTGGCTAAGAACTTAACAAAATTCatagataaaacatttgtaattgtTCTCCAATTTGAAGATGACATTTTTTATGTGCTACCACACAAGACATATATCAAGGCCATTACAGAAGCTTCTAGGGATAACTGGATACTACTGCAGaccttggattcctgggtataggaaattagctaagcctctttacaaaactctacaccaaggaacAACTGCCCTGATGGGGAAATGAATACATAttgaaggtttttaaaatttcaaaaaggggcTTTACTTCCAACTCCTGTTCTAAGCTTACCTAAGGAAGAAGAtataacctgtttgtcactgagagaaaaaatCCCTAAACATTCACTCAAAAGTACTGGATAGACAGGCATGGACAAATCAGGCCAATAGTCAATGGTATATCTCAGTAAGAAGATTAGCATAgtaacttcattctcaaaagtaatagaaaataaggtctcataattttgtcatccaaacctgtcctaaaaataaagggttaaaatgcccttcTCATCAAAATTTTGCTGGAACCAATaatctttcttttagttctttactGGTCTCAATGAAGACttaaattgaaatgtaaatggagaaaccTGCAGGCTCACTAAGAGACAACTCAGGTccaagaaaaaattcttaaaatttttttatcaaaaCTTCATAAAAGATCTTCTGATTGTGCTTTTGGCAgattaatcttttgtttttttaggtatgattttaaagatgaataacaattgaagccagaattaaggacaggtagttagtgtagaaataggaaatcgggtcaaatcgaggaaatgaggccatgaagtcatctgcctctagaagttggagactgcctttggaagaatggaatgtcaaggatctccagagcccattgatggccaaatttacctgcctttatcaaggactgcaagcatggagctgctaattaatgccccctgggctttGCCTGACtgagtcaccctggccctcctcctgcccatggtttctcaattaatgcaaaaccaggcctagtcacttaggcaggaaggagagataaggggggagagaactggagaacaaaagagactttaacctataaaagatgtagggtgcgctcacttcttgggactttagaacatcagccatggcccccttcttcctgctgggagaagtctgtattattacctttaaataaaacctgcttaatatgcttgccttggcgtgcttctctagtgttcaatcttcaacattagaaggagcagaactggttaccggtaaacggcggtatcacaaTTATCAGAACAAAAGTCAGCGAcctgaattattttgaaaattttctttttatatcttaaattcttaCACAAATTAAATCAATCTTTAATGCATGTTCACTGCTATGTATCTtcacttaaaattaattataaaaattttctttttgactgaTCTACAAATGTGTACACACTGTGACTAcatttacatgatttcaaaatttacttacagtttAAGGAACATGCTcacactttaaaattataataaaaatgatttatataacCTTAATTCTTgtgaattaatgaaatttaatgcATATTGggtaaatatctaaaaataaaaataaaaggcttctttatatttattttctcacattccaggtaaaaaaccttttaattcacatttttccaggtggtcaaataaataataaattgttttgttctataatatttaagatatatattccttgtttctaatgttttatttaaacaggaaagaaattactaatattattatttacactTTTTGATATCTTGACTTTCGCAATTAAgaataagtaaatttaatttgagagaataaaattaattatctatGCTTTTATTACAGGAGATACTTAATCGATTTACAAGGATGGGATGCTAAAAGATCATTGATTGGAACATAATCTACTAAGTGTAAAAACATCAGATATTcctaactaaaatatatatgaacattagacatatttgtaatttggttaataaaaggtctaaaattcctttattctctcttttctcattgagAACCACATACTAGCACTTAAAGTATCAGGTATAAGATGTAAGtgcctaaaacttttttttaacctgataaaaatagaagaccataacatgttgaataaattaaaacaacatttgtgcaaaataatttttgaaatatttatatgtaattaaaatggcTATATAAAATTGGctacatatatttaaattggctacataaaattaaattgactatatataattaacacaatcagctaaagaacaaatgaataaaagtttttattctttaaattctactgTTTCGATTATAAagtgaaaggccccagctctttgtcttaaacccatgacctaggacactctaccaaaccccccccctgggaaggttgcacggcctacctggaggtcattaaactgataactaggttaagaaagaatagggcggttgggaaagcatagatcatcaggtcccagggagtgcctgaacaatcaggaactgataagcgggaaccaggaaccataaaaataccaagaataccaagtgataattgtggatttttttgggatataataaccttacccttcaagtaacctatgtgctgtgtacgtgctggattcaaaataaccaataggaaacctgttgcttaccgcgcgcgcgaaacctgcccctttaccctataaaaacctgtaccccaaaaagcccggtgtgccagttcaccgaagctccggctgaggttttactgagcacccgcaggcgcctgtgtaatcaataaactgcctcttgcttttgcagccagtgattacgtgggttcttccttggacagggggtcgtagggtctttcatttggaggtcccaccgagatcagACGAGATCACCCCGgacccctgcccgaggaacggccGAAAGTACTCTGGGAGGTAAGCTGGCTAGCACAAAATGTTTTGTTCTTGTCTGTCTTGGTTTGTGTAGttgttctgtctttctgtcttgaAGCGCAGCGATAGTACTTTGTAGGGGCACGCGTGTTCCATTTGTAATATTTGGGCAGcctgagaaggagttgacgaactctgacttctcccctgccaccctgggagacgtcccagggATCCCGGGCGCCCGATTTTTCGGGGCCTCAGGTGTCTCCGAAGGATACACCGTTTTGAGATTTGGCCAAGAACTCCCCAGTTCGTTGGCACCCTTAGATACTTTCGGCTTGTGTCGAAAGCGCGCAGCGATTGTCTtttgtggttttgtctttgtcttgttGTGTACTTTTCTTTACCTCCTTTTACATCCTGAGGCAAagatggggcaatccatggtaacccctCTAAGTCTCACTCTCGACCATTGGCAGGATGTCCGGAGCCGAGCCAACAACATGTCGGTCgagattacaaagaaaaaatggataGCACTCTGCTCCTCTGAATGGCCAGCTTTCAATGTCGGTTGGCCCAAAGAAGGAACCTTTAACCTTGATCTTATTTCACAGGTCAAATCCCAAGTTTTCATTCTAGGACCCAGAGGACACCCAGATCAAGTCCCCTACATCGTGACTTGGGAAAATCTAGTCTCTAACCCACCCCCATGGGTCACCCCTTTCTCCTCACTTAAGccctctcccccttctcctctAAGCCCCTCACCTCTCCCATCTGCACCCCTTGCTCCCATTCCGGCACCATCTACCCAAAGTTCTAGGTTGTACCCTATATTAGATAAGTCTAAACCCCCAGCCTCAAGCAGGTCAAAGTCGCGAACGATCCTTCCACCCGATGAATCCACCCTGATGGACCTGATGACAGAGGAACCCCCACCCTATCCACCCCAACCTCTTCCAGCTCCCCATTCAGATTCCTCCgaagaagaggaagaatcacCTGTCGCCGGTGCCCCTCCAGACCCATCCCCCATGGTGGGGCGACTCCGGGGACGCCGAGAACCCCCAAATCTGGGGAAAACTTCAAAAGCCTTCCCCTTGCGCCAGACCGGCGGCCCTAATAGTCCATACCAGTATTGGCCATTCTCCGCCTCTGATCTTTATAATTGGAAGGCTCATAACCCTCCTTTCTCTAGTGACCCAGTTGCCTTGATTTCTCTGATTGAGTCTGTTCTAGTGACCCACCAGCCAACCTGGGATGATTGTCAGCAACTTCTCCAGACTCTCCTCACCTCTGAGGAGAAACAAAAAGTGTTACTGGAGGCTCGAAAAAATGTTCCAGGGGATAATGGGCATCCCACTCAACTACCAAACCTGATCAATGAAGCCTTTCCTTTGACCCGACCAGATTGGGACTATAGCACTGATGAAGGTAGGAACCACCTACGTCTCTATCGCCAGTTGCTTATAGCGGGTCTCCATGGAGCAGGGCGACGGCCCACTAATTTGGCTCAGGTAAGACAGACTATCCAGCGGGCGGAAGAAACCCCGACCGCATTTCTAGAAAGGTTGAAAGAGGCTTATCGAAGATTCACTCCCTTCGATCCAGATAGTGAGGAGCAGAAAGGTAACGTCTCCATGGCATTTATCTGGCAATCAGCCCCGGATATAAGAAGCAAGTTACAAAGGTTGGATAATCTGCAGGACTATTCCTTGGCAGATCTACTGAAGGAAGcagaaaggatttttaataaGAGGGAAActccagaagaaagggaagaaagaattaggaaagtgcaagaggaaagagagatgagATACAAAGAGGAATTAgatagaagggaaagggaaagagatcgaaagagaaataaagaattaagtaaaatacTGGCCACGGTCACGCGGGCAGAACTAAAGGAGAATAGgctaggaaaggaaaaagggcgAAGCAGGCCCCTCGTAGAGCATGACCAATGTGCCTACTGCAAGGAAAAAGGACACTGGGTTAAGGACTGTCCAAAGAACCCAAAAAGGCTTCCCAACTTAAGGAAGTACCCAAACCGAGCCCCCCAATTGCTGGCTTTAGATGATGAAGATTAGGGGCGTCAGGGCCAGGAGCTCCCCCCTGAGCCCCGGGTAACTCTTCGAGTGGGGGAGCAACCGATTACTTTCCTAGTAGACACCGGAGCCCAACATTCGGTACTAACCCAAGCTCCAGGGCTCTTGAGCAGCAAGACCACATGGGTCCAAGGAGCCACCGGGTGCAAATCTTACCGATGGACCACCAAAAGAGAAGTGCATCTTGCCTCAGGTAAAGTCTCCCACTCATTCTTACATGTACCTGACTGTCCATACCCACTACTAGGAAGAGACTTACTAACTAAATTGAAAGcccaaattcattttgaaaatgggaaAGCCTCAGTCAGCGGACCAAACGGGGCTCCTTTACATATACTAACCTTTAAATTGGAAGATGAGTACTGACTATTTGATAGCACCCCACAACCCGATCGGAACATGGACTATTGGATTACTACTTACCCAGAAGCTTGGGCAGAAACCGGGGAAGTGGGGATGGCAATACGCCAGCCCCCTATAGTGATTCCACTTAAGACTACTGCCTCCCCTATTAACATCAAGCAGTACCCCATGTCAATGGAGGCTTACCAGGGCATTAAGCCACACATCCAGCGGCTCTTAGACCAAGGCATTCTAACCCCTTGTCGATCGCCCTGGAATACCCCCTTACTCCCAGTTAAGAAGCCCGGGACTAAAGATTACCGGCCAGTTCAGGACTTaagagaagtaaataaaagggtAGAAGATATTCACCCCACGGTGCCTAATCCCTACAACCTCCTGAGCACCCTGCCTCCCACTCACACCTGGTACACAGTATTGGATTTAAAGGACGCATTCTTCTGCCTAAGGTTAAGCCCCCAAAGCCAGGCCCTCTTTGCATTTGAATGGAGGGATCCTGAGAAGGGGCTCTCTGGGCAGCTGACCTGGACCAGACTACCGCAGGGATTCAAGAACAGCCCGACACTCTTTGACGAGGCTTTACACCAGGACTTGGCCGACTTCCGGGTAAGACACCCCTCCTTAATAAtgctccaatatgtggatgacatcttATTGGCAGCTACCTCTGAGGAGGAATGCCTGGAAGGAACGAAAGCGTTATTGCAAACCCTAGGGCAAC encodes the following:
- the LOC124975422 gene encoding LOW QUALITY PROTEIN: uncharacterized protein LOC124975422 (The sequence of the model RefSeq protein was modified relative to this genomic sequence to represent the inferred CDS: substituted 2 bases at 2 genomic stop codons), with the protein product MGQSMVTPLSLTLDHWQDVRSRANNMSVEITKKKWIALCSSEWPAFNVGWPKEGTFNLDLISQVKSQVFILGPRGHPDQVPYIVTWENLVSNPPPWVTPFSSLKPSPPSPLSPSPLPSAPLAPIPAPSTQSSRLYPILDKSKPPASSRSKSRTILPPDESTLMDLMTEEPPPYPPQPLPAPHSDSSEEEEESPVAGAPPDPSPMVGRLRGRREPPNLGKTSKAFPLRQTGGPNSPYQYWPFSASDLYNWKAHNPPFSSDPVALISLIESVLVTHQPTWDDCQQLLQTLLTSEEKQKVLLEARKNVPGDNGHPTQLPNLINEAFPLTRPDWDYSTDEGRNHLRLYRQLLIAGLHGAGRRPTNLAQVRQTIQRAEETPTAFLERLKEAYRRFTPFDPDSEEQKGNVSMAFIWQSAPDIRSKLQRLDNLQDYSLADLLKEAERIFNKRETPEEREERIRKVQEEREMRYKEELDRRERERDRKRNKELSKILATVTRAELKENRLGKEKGRSRPLVEHDQCAYCKEKGHWVKDCPKNPKRLPNLRKYPNRAPQLLALDDEDXGRQGQELPPEPRVTLRVGEQPITFLVDTGAQHSVLTQAPGLLSSKTTWVQGATGCKSYRWTTKREVHLASGKVSHSFLHVPDCPYPLLGRDLLTKLKAQIHFENGKASVSGPNGAPLHILTFKLEDEYXLFDSTPQPDRNMDYWITTYPEAWAETGEVGMAIRQPPIVIPLKTTASPINIKQYPMSMEAYQGIKPHIQRLLDQGILTPCRSPWNTPLLPVKKPGTKDYRPVQDLREVNKRVEDIHPTVPNPYNLLSTLPPTHTWYTVLDLKDAFFCLRLSPQSQALFAFEWRDPEKGLSGQLTWTRLPQGFKNSPTLFDEALHQDLADFRVRHPSLIMLQYVDDILLAATSEEECLEGTKALLQTLGQLGYRASAKKAQICQTKVTYLGYELRDGQRWLTPARKETISSIPVPKNPKQLREFLGTAGFCRLWIPGFAEIAAPLYPLTKQNNPFTWTEEHQMAFDQIKLALLSAPALGLPDVTRPFDLFVDEKQGYAKGVLTQKLGPWRRPIAYLSKKLDPVASGWPPCLRMVAAVTILIKDATKLTLGQPLTLLTPHTIEAIIRQPPNRWISNAWLTHYQSLLLDRDRIQFGPVVTLNPATLLPLPGGPTPHNCQQILAETQGTRPDLTDQPMKDAELVWYTDGSSYLLDGERRAGAAITTESEVIWASALPGGTSAQRAELIALTQALKLAEGKKLNVYTDSRYAFATAHIHGEIYRRRGLLTSDGKEIKNKTEILALLKALFLPKKLSIVHCPGHQKGDHLEAKGNRLADETARNAALGPQLLVTTLLPQKVKKSPEDFDEHWVYEDPNLDIVQHLEATYNPAEGTWEYQGKTVMPIKHTKELIMSLHRLTHLGAKKMRTLLDHGEGNLYLPHRDSIIRQVVRNCQACAQVNAGKIKFGIGIRARGHKPGTSWEVDFTEIKPGMYGYRYLLVFVDTFSGWVEAYPTRHETAKVVAKKLLEEIFPSYGVPGAIGSDNGPAFTSQVSQLVASTLGINWKLHCAYRPQSSGQVERMNRTIKETLTKLTLETGTRDWVQLLPLALYRARNTPGPQGLTPFEILYGAPPPTVNFYETEISALFTPTLQTHLRALQLVQNEVWKPLAAAYKEQLEKPTVPHSFKIGDTVWVRRHQSKNLEPRWKGPYTVLLTTPTAIKVDGIAAWIHAAHAKAAHPQDSAPTPQESTWRL